The Corythoichthys intestinalis isolate RoL2023-P3 chromosome 1, ASM3026506v1, whole genome shotgun sequence genomic interval TCCATCAATTTTTAACTTCCCAGATCGTCCGAGGAAGGTACGGGTAGGTACATTTCATTTACACTATagttttttctaataaaaatatatgtgaTCTGGCATAGCAAGATGAGTCGGAAAATGAATAAAGAATACGAGGCCAAAGTCCTTTgataaaaatgttcaaaattgACATTTCCTCATTAAACGTTACATAATCACGTTAGATACAACGTTACGTAAATTTTCATTATCAAGAAATAAATATCACGATGTGTTTAAAAATATAAGAAATACGCCGCCATCGCATCAGAAACTTTTGCATTATGCCAAAAgctcaattttgaaaaaaatttcaaCATGACTCATTTTAGCTGTGCCAGGTCacatatagtggtatgaaaaagtatctgaaccttttggaatttctcaccttCCTGCacaatcaccatcaaatctgatctgatctttttcaaaatcacacagatgaaaaaacagtgtctgcttaaactaaacccacccaaacatttctaggttttcatattttaatgaggatagtttgcaaacaatgacaaaaggggtaaaaataagtaagtgaaccttcacatttcatattttgtgccccccccccctccctcctttggcagcaataacttcaaccaaatgTTTccagtagctgcagatcagtgtgGCACGTCGATcagaactaatcttggcccattcttctataCAAAACTAGTTCGAccaaattcctgggatgtctggcatgaatacctgtctttaggtcatgccacagcatctcaatggggttcaagtcaggaCTGTGACTGTCACTtcaccactccagaacgtgtattttgttcttctgaaaccattctgcagttgatttacttgtgttttggatcattgtctttttgcagcatctatcctctctttagcttcaactgtctgacagacggcttcagggtttcctgcaaaacatcctgataaacctttgaattcattcttctattaatgattgcaagttgtcctggccctgaggcagcaaaacagcccctaattatgatgctccctccaccatgcctcACGGTAGGGATaatgtgttgatgttggtgagctgttccatttttcctccacacatgacattgtgtggtactcccaaacaattctactttagtttcatcagtccacaaaatattttgccaaaacgtgcctttttgcgaacattaaacaagcaacaattttttttcagatagcagtggcttcctgccatgaacactattcttgagcatagttttacatatagttgatgtgtgcacagagatattgcacTGTTTTAAacatcatcagtgattgggcacacacctgacttaaaatttttggtaaaaaatggtttcaattgctctttaagtctccttaggcagaaggttcacttacttatttttccctcttctgtcattgtttgcatgctatcctcattaaaatatgaaaacctataaatgtatgcatggtttcatctgtatgattttgacaaagatcagatcacatttgatggtgattttatgcagaaatgtgagaaattccaaaaggttcagatactttttcataccatggtattcTCCTTTAGAAAACTGTATAGAAGAAAATACTATGGTTTTCAGTTTAGTAGTAGAGAGGGAACTTAACAAATTAAACTCAAATTTTGAAACAAGTTTATTTATCAAATATAACACtataaaatttctttttttgcctccagcgtaaagaaaaaaatgcaagaaCGACAAAGACATCCATGAAAGCTAAGGAGAGCATGCCTCAGCCCTTAATCACCCCTCCAAAAGTCACTAAAAAGAAACCGCCTTTTAAGATTGAACTTGTGAGTATTTTATACTGGTTCAGTCCCAAAAAGATGAGAGAATTACGGGTTCAGCTAAATAATGCACAGTGATGGCAGCGGGATCCgtaaatgacaataaaatttgTGAGAAATTCCACATTTGTCATCCCTTTTTTTCTACTAGGACCACAACTATTCACTGCCCAGTTGTCCCGATGCTTTAAAAGCCAAGTTCAAGGAGTTTGCATCCCGATTGTGGGCCCTGGAAAAGGAGAAGAGAAACGCTCAGGTGCGAGAACGAAGGGCAAGGAACACTCTCATGGCTGTACTGCACAAGCCACTGTGCAACGCTTTTATTTGAGGCTATAAAAATATGAATCCAGAATGACCGTCTTTTTAactcttggaaaaaaaatgaagatttttttttttgtatcctgtaaatactttatttttcagtttttcaaatgtaaataaaaatgatttaGCTGTTCTTTGCTGATGGCTTGCATTTATTTTAGTAttggaaaaattcaaaatggtctTCTTACAGTCAAAGATAAAATGTTAGTGTTTAACTCAGGAACGTGCATATGGAAGTAAATctgtcagttgcaaacaaattcaTTCAGAAAAAATTCacttacaactagggctgtcaaaattatcgcgttaacgggcggtaattaatttttttaattaatcacgttaaaatatttgacacaattaacgcacatgccccgcttaaacagattaaaatgacagcacagtgtgatgtccacttgttacttgtgttttgtcgccctctgctggcgcttgggtgcgactgattttatgggtttcagcaccatgagcattgtgtaattattgacatcaacaatggcgagctactagtttattttttgattgaaaattttacaaattttgttaaaacgaaaacattaagaggggttttattataaaatttgtataacttgtactaacatttatctttcaagaactacaagtctttctatccatggatcgctttaacagaatgttattgttaatgttaatgccatcttgttgatttattgttataataaacaaatgcagtacttatgtacagtatgctgaatgtatatatccgtcttgcgtcttatctttccattccaacaataatttacagaaaaatacggcatattttatagatggtttgaattgcgattaattacgattcatttttaagctgtgattgactcgattaaaaattttaatcgttcgacAGCCCCTAACAAAATATGCGTATCCAGGGAGAAGGAATCGATCCCTGTCTCCATTTGCGACTGAATTTttgcttaatttttttcaatatcgAAATTcagccgcaaaaaaaaaaaaaaagaaaaatcagtaacaataataaagtgtaggagtgggaacctcttggacctcacgatacgatacgatacgatttgcgatacaaagctcacgataacgatctgacgatattccgaaacaacgattatcgatacatttgtagaatatcttagaatgattttctgaccaacaactaataaacagaaaaacaagcttctgctctgaactggaatgagtttatcactagtagacgtccaatccatttgaactggaaggggttgcagccatccctcccatttcaaacggattgaacgtctatggccgtcagtggcagccaacgccaggcaatgaggtaattttgggccatttaaggtcatttaccttttgatgttcagttacttcctgttgattttggggtattttatgggtcacttcctgttgattttgagttacagaacaggaagtgaccagggaatcacccaaatgaataggcagtgaatcCAACTCAACTGGAAAtgacctatagaccctacccacgtgacgtcacaactcccctctcctgaatggtaccgcccacttgtccgtcaaaacatagtgttaacctgttacggctacgtacatttctcctatttacggcgtgtttttctgctccttaacattaataatcaaaatggtgaaggcgtgtgtggctgttggttgcactaacagagaagatggaaggagagacttgaagttttaccgtattccgagggatccaaagaggagagcgaaatggacggctgcaattcgacgtgaaaactggacaccaaaaaatcaccacagactatgtagtagtcattttatatccggtaagatgcatttaatatatatttagagggttttggcctgacaaccacaattaagatcattgctaggctaatcgccgacaacatacgacgtagtacgacatagtttcaaattcaagatgtttgtgacttccctttcttccaccatcgttaatttttgaataatatttagctggtaccaagtgaaagaaactggcctcgtctacggggctgacaaataaccacaattaagatcattgctaggctaatcgccgacaacatacacgtatttatgtcgtgagagtgctatcgctaaaccatataaacattaaaagccctagctccattgacaaatgacatgaaatacattagacttgacagtggatgttagcaagaacaaaagattttgaattgaaaatttcgtaactcaccttccgagcacaagattcctgccgaatttttgtgTAcggggacctgtttcacccaaccagcaacgtagcatttataagcctccaagctcttaaagtttttcaaactttcgtgagaataggctgattttgtgtggacaagatagttgtaaatatcagggtcaggcagagacggcgaaggcagccggtcaaaaatcatcgatttaggcatcaaatatggatctggcgactgtatagaacgaagcttttccacataacgccttttatgcaacacatccagtgagtttacggcatcagaaagcaccgggtcttccatgaaatgcattttaaattcctcgatcaattgaaaccaatgctaatacagagacaaaatgacggacaagtgggcggaaccgtacagcgagcacgtggttttatgacgtcggtgggtaggctctataaatgccctaaaatgaaccgcaagtgacctgtaaatgccctgaaaatcctcagtataaatggattgggcgtcgtgtaCCGTCCATGCAGCCttaagagttaactgagacactattatggtggaagattttggtagcaacttgttggttcctttttattatttttttttttagacattgacacctttttaaaacgatatctcgattcttggcaggagcatatcgataaccttttgggatacaaagtatcgccATAGgcagatctactattcaggcgaagtaggcgatcgccttaggcccccaaccagtagggggcccacaaccagctgcccttgcctcgACGAGCAAGggtttgggccaccggagccagcagcacccccaactattcgtcatgtataattatgtcagcataccaaacaaacaaataacaaaacaaaaaagaaaaccatttgaatgctgcatttatattatctctccccctaaccctaaccctaaccctgttCCACAACGAcgaactgagtatcagtcgcttagcttcatttagcaccgtttagcttcgcttagctcagTTTAGCattgcttagctccgcttagctgttagttagcttcacttagctttcccgcgtttttcacgccactaagctcgctatttttaaagctcacttgctactttgcacgtctgctatcgtttatttcgaacatatgagcgaacgtgctctccatgagagccaaagtgcagtgagggagacatTGAGAACATGCCGCTAAtgtctcttttaactttcttcttcacaccgaacataaaatacacgacagcacaccctgtggcgaaacaatgcagtagagTTCCAAtctgtcatacaataacactcaacagctggtaaacggcatttgctaacgaaaaaatctttaaatctattagtgacaccacaagcaatgacgaagaatgttttttacggagtgtaaatcTTTCGGTTAACGGTTTAGCAAACGTACCGCcggtgaaaatttcaaaataaaagcacatcatgttcatcatataaataacaattttctggagttaatcccacatacttcagaattaatattataatatgtagagtaaatactacagaatacagattctacactaagaatagctttcaaatgacactcttgatgacaaatctgattggtaatgaataattattataattattatactactattatacatagtagtatactataatgatAATGCTAgagtttttttaaagaattgttttgaataatgttggaaaggcaaagtcagtgttttgaatatgtttactttccattcttttgcactagtaaatgctatcagcatttaacctaattgtttatttgtgattaattattgttatttacatgattatttgtattttaataaagaatttaagtattccaaaatagttttgtgaattaataagcgtcaacaaaaatgtcattgctgaattagtaaacaaaagaaaattattagattagtcaatttatcgtaaaactagtcgactgactaatcaggagaaaatttgtcgtttaggacagccctagtgtaccgaaacatatttcctccacacccttctcacctttttaacccctgacccatgaagagggcccctggatgtgTTCACCTTAGGCCCAAAAATCGCTAAGTCCGCCActgagtatcacgatatatcaccatttcaatattttgtcacacccctaattaagTAGCTAAAATTCAGGTAAATTTGCAGAAATTTCAATTCGTCCCcttccaatcaaaatggattggacgtgtagcgCCGTCAAAGGCACTGAAACACAACTATTCGCTCCCAGCCCCTGACATCAAACAGCATCaacggcaaccaatgagttaaaagaagAAGCGCTTACTCGAAGGGAGCACGGGGCGTGTTTATCGATCTGGTTACGTGACCTTTGAACTCGGCAAGCGCCGGCAGGAGACATGGGCGACGACCGAGGGATGACTACGATTGCTAGGAGTCGGGAGGACGAGGAGGAGAGCATGAAGGAGCTGAAGAGGAAGGTGGAGGCGGTGCTGAAGGCCAGCAGCTGGTGGGAGCGAACGGGCCTGGACTGCGCCACACTTGCTGCCGCTTTCGCAATCTGCTTGCCTGCTGGTAACCTTCACCAcacccagggccggcccagcctatagtatacgcagactatgcagctgcctagggcccctgaccactagggggcccccaatctgacaattgtttaatttatattctattttgtttactacaatttgctttatttgatttttcaatagtaggggtgtgacaaaatatccaaatggtgatatatcgtgatactttgtatcccaaaaggttatcgatatgctcctgccaagaatcgagatataattttaaaaaggtgtcaatgtttaaaaaaaaaaaaaaaaaagctgcaaccaaaatcttccaccataatagtgtctcaattaactctaaggctgcattgacggtgctcgacgcccaatccatttagactgggaatgtttgttcattcgaaaccagagcattcacagtcattctgtccgattttcatggcattcacaggtcacttgctattcattttaggccaatttagggcatttacatgccgtttcctgttgagtttgagtcactgcctatagaTTTGGGTGTTtcccaggtcaattcctgttctgtaactcaaaataaacaggaagtgacccatggaataccccaacatcaacaggaagtatctGAAaagcaacaggtaaatgaccttaaatggtccaattacctcattggctgtcactgacggccatagacgttcaatcagtttgaagtgggagggatggctgcaaccccttccagttcaaatggattggacgtctactagtgataaactcattccaattcacagcagaagcttgtttttctgtttattggctgtttgtagaatatcctagaatgatttcctgaccaatgtatcgataatcgtatcACCATATAGTCAggtcatcgttattgtgagctttgtatcgcgtatcgtatcgtgaagtaacaagaggttcccctCCTactcaatagaccctacccacgtgacgtcacaactccttcctcctgactggtgccgcccaattgtccgtcaacacatcatgtctacctgttacggctacgtacattcctcctatttacgacgtgtttttctgctcgttaacattaataatcaaaatggtgaaggcatgtgtggcggtcggttgcaataacagagaagatagacggagagacttgaagttctaccggattccgagagacccggagaggagagagcgagatgggctgctgcaattcgacgagaaaactgggctccaaacgattaccacagattatgtaggagtcattttatatctggtaagatgcatttaatatatatttagagggttttggtctgacaaccacaattaagatcattgctaggctaatcgccgacaacatacacgtatgtatgtagtgagagtgctatcgctaaaccatataaacattaaaagccctaactccattgacaaacgacatgaaatacattagac includes:
- the LOC130916549 gene encoding THAP domain-containing protein 2-like isoform X2, giving the protein MPAHCAAYGCKQRRTAESKKEGITFHRFPGDDEMRRMWEKALRRKDFTANKETVLCSDHFECDDIDRTGQICRIRPGVIPSIFNFPDRPRKRKEKNARTTKTSMKAKESMPQPLITPPKVTKKKPPFKIELDHNYSLPSCPDALKAKFKEFASRLWALEKEKRNAQVRERRARNTLMAVLHKPLCNAFI
- the LOC130916549 gene encoding THAP domain-containing protein 2-like isoform X1, which codes for MPAHCAAYGCKQRRTAESKKEGITFHRFPGDDEMRRMWEKALRRKDFTANKETVLCSDHFECDDIDRTGQICRIRPGVIPSIFNFPDRPRKVRRKEKNARTTKTSMKAKESMPQPLITPPKVTKKKPPFKIELDHNYSLPSCPDALKAKFKEFASRLWALEKEKRNAQVRERRARNTLMAVLHKPLCNAFI